TTGAATGGTTTATCTGGGGCGCCTGGTTTGTGCCCCTGTGGCTCTGGCTGAGTAAAAGCGGCTTTACCGCCGGGGAAATTGGCTGGTCTTATGCCTGTACCGCCATTGCCGCGATCCTCTCGCCAATCCTCGTCGGCTCGTTGACCGATCGCTTTTTCGCGGCACAAAAAGTACTGGCCGTCCTGATGTTCGCTGGCGCGATCCTGATGTACTTCGCCGCACAGCAAACGCAGTTCAGTACCTTCTTCCCGCTGCTGCTGGCCTACTCTCTGACCTATATGCCGACGATTGCATTAACCAACAGTATCGCCTTCGCCAACGTGGACGACGTGGAAGCAGACTTCCCGCGAATTCGTGTGATGGGCACGATCGGCTGGATTGCCTCGGGCCTGGCGTGCGGATTTCTGCCGCAAATGATGGGACACAGCGATATTTCAGATACCAATATTCCGCTGTTACTCACCGCCGCCAGCTCCGCACTACTGGCCGTGTTTGCGCTGTTCCTGCCCGACACCCCGCCGAAGAGTACGGGAAAACTGGATATCAAGGTGATGCTCGGCCTGGATGCCCTGATCCTGCTGCGCGATAAGAACTTCCTTGTGTTCTTCTTCTGCTCGTTCCTGTTCGCCATGCCGCTGGCGTTCTACTACATCTTCGCTAACGGCTACCTCACTGAAGTGGGCATGAAAAACGCCACAGGCTGGATGACGCTCGGCCAGTTCTCCGAAATCTTCTTCATGCTGGCACTGCCGTTCTTTACCAAACGCTTTGGTATTAAGAAGGTCTTACTGCTGGGTCTTATCACCGCAGCCATCCGCTATGGTTTCTTTGTTTACGGTGGCGCAGAGCAATACTTTACCTACGCCCTGCTGTTCCTCGGCATTTTGCTGCATGGCGTGAGTTACGACTTCTACTATGTGACCGCGTATATCTACGTGGATAAAAAAGCGCCAGTACACATGCGTACTGCAGCGCAGGGGTTGATTACGCTGTGCTGTCAGGGCTTTGGCAGCCTGTTAGGCTACCGCCTGGGCGGTGTAATGATGGAAAAAATGTTCGCATACAAAGAGCCAGTGAACGGGCTGACCTTCAACTGGGCCGGAATGTGGGCATTCGGCGGGATCATGATTGCCGTGATCGCCGTGTTGTTTATGCTGTTTTTCCGCGAATCGGATAAAGAGATCACCGCAATTGAGGTGGTTGATGGCGATACCGCGCTGACACAAGGGGAAGTTAAATGAAACAAGAACGTGTTCTCGGTGCTCTTTACGGGCAGGCCTTAGGGGATGCGATGGGCATGCCGTCGGAGCTGTGGCCAAGAAGCCGTGTAAAAGCGCACTTCGGCTGGATCGATCGCTTTTTGCCTGGACCGGCGGAAAACAATGCCGCCTGTTATTTCAACCGGGCGGAGTTTACCGACGATACGTCAATGGCACTGTGTCTGGCTGATGCCATTATCGAGTGCGACGGGCAGATCGACGCAGATGTTATCGGCAAACACATCTTGCGCTGGGCGCTGGATTTCGATGCCTTTAATAAGAACGTGCTCGGCCCGACGTCAAAGATCGCACTCAATGCGATCCGCGACGGTAAACCGGTCAGCGAACTGGAAAACAACGGTGTGACCAACGGTGCAGCCATGCGCGCTTCCCCGCTCGGTTGCCTGTTGCCTGCCACCCGCCTGGAACATTTTGTTGAGCAGGTGGCACTGGCCTCCAGCCCGACGCATAAATCCGATCTGGCGATCGCCGGTGCGGTGGTAATTGCCTGGGCGATATCACGCGCCATTGACGGTGAAAGCTGGCAAAACATCGTCGATGCCCTGCCGGGTATTGCGCGCTACGCACAGGAATCACGGACCACGACCTTTAGCGCCTCGCTCGCTGCCCGTATTGAACTGGCGCTCAAAACGGTGCGTGAGGCTCACGGTATTGAATCCGCAAGCGAAGGGGTTTATCAGCTTGTTGGGGCCGGAACCAGCACCATCGAATCCGTCCCTGCAGCTATTGCGATGGTCGAACTGGCAGGCACTGACCCTAACCGTTGTGCGATGTTGTGTGCCAACCTGGGCGGCGATACGGACACCATTGGCGCAATGGCAACGGCCATCTGTGGGGCACTACAGGGCGTGCAGGCTATTGACCCGTCGCTCAAGGAGGAACTCGATGCCGTCAATCAACTCGATTTTGGTCAATACTGCGAAAAACTGCTGCACTATCGGGAGCAAAGGGAGGGCGTATGAACCCGACACCATTTGACCAACAGCTGGCGACGCTGACAGCCCAGCGCCCGGTAACCGTTCTGGGCGCGGCAGTGATTGACGTGATTGCCGATGCTTACGCCCTGCCGTGGCGCGGGTGTGATATTGAGTTAAAGCAGCAAGGTGTCAATATTGGCGGCTGCGCGCTCAATATTGCTATCGCACTGAAGCGCCTCGGTATTGCGGCGCAAAATGCCCTACCCGTCGGACACGGTGTTTGGGCTGATATCATTCGTAATGCGATGGCAAAACAGGATCTACACAGTGCCGTGGAAGCCGAATCGGGTGACAATGGCTGGTGTCTGGCGCTGGTGGAGCCAGACGGCGAGCGTACGTTCATGTCATTCAGTGGCGTGGAGAACCAGTGGCAGCCGTCCTGGCTTGCTGCGCTTAGCGTTCCACAAAACAGTCTGGTCTATTTGTCGGGTTATCAACTGGCGTCACCTTGTGGTGAGTTGCTGACAAGCTGGCTGGAAGGACTACAGGAGGTCACCGCATTGATCGACTTTGGCCCACGCATTGCCGATATCCCCGATGCACTGATGGCGCGGCTAATGGCCTGTAAACCCATCGTGTCACTGAATCGCCAGGAGGCACAGATTGCGGCAGAACGGCTTGGCGTGGATGTTGAATCGTTGGGGGAAAAATGGCAGCAGCGTTTCGCCTCTGCGCTGATTGTTCGTCATGATAAAGACGGCGCTGCATGGTATAAGGACCAGGACACGGGTTATGTTCCGGCATTTCCTGCCACGGTGGTAGACACTATTGGCGCGGGTGACAGTCATGCAGGAGGCACGCTTGCCGGACTGGCTGCCGGATGGAGCCTGGCTGATTCCGTCAGACTCGGCAATGCGGTTGCGGCCTGGGTGGTCAGTCACCGTGGCGGTGATTGCGCTCCCCGACGTGAGGAGCTACTCCTCGCACACAAACACGTATAGATCGCTGCGACAGTAGCTGATGCTGTACTCAATGGGCCGGTGTTGTTGGTCAAGCGCCACTTGCTTGATCACCAGCACCGGTATTTTGTCGTCCATCTTAATGTGTGTCTGAAATTCGCTGTCCGGCATGCGGGCACTCACACGCGAGCGAGTTCGCTGCGGGAAAATATTCTGGCTACGGAAGTAATCGTACAGCGAAATGCCAATGGCATCTGGATCATGAATGAGTCCTGCCGGAACCCAGGACTCTTCAATTGAGACCGCATCATCATCCACGTAACGAATGCGTTTTAGCAAAAAGACGTCGCTTTCCGGCGCAACAGATAACTGGTTTGCCACCTCTTCCGGACACTTCACTACGCTTTTGTTGACCCACAGGGTATTGGGCTTTTTCCCGCGAAGTACGACCTGCTGCGAGAAACCACGCGCCTCTTTCAGTGAGTATTCAAAGATATTGTTGATTTGCGTACCGTAGCCACGGGCGCGGGTGACCACGCCCTCTTCTTCCAGCGCCTGCATGGCTTTACGTACGGTGATCCGCGACACGCCCGTCAACTGACTCAGATCACGTTCACCCGGTAAAATATTGCCGTGTTCAAGCCCCCCGCTGCGCACCGCGTTTTTTACCGTTTCGGCAAATTTCAGGTACAGGGGCGTGTTGTCTGGCGCGGCAATACGTTCGTTTAGTTGAGCAATTAACCGGGTATGCGCTTGTTCCATCTCTGTTTTTCTCAGGCCTGGCGATTTCTGCCAGTATACGGCTTACCACCATGCATGAAAATGGTGTACCGGTCCAATACCGTGACCGACTTCCAGAGAATCCGCTTTCGCCAGCGCGCAGGAGAGCCAGGTCTTGGCCTCTTGCACCGTATCCGCCCAGCTATCGTGGCGTGGGCGTAATGCCGCAAGTGCCGCCGATAATGTGCACCCCGTACCGTGGGTATTTTTAGTTTTCACACGTGGAGCCGTAAAACGCAGCGCGCCTTCCCGGGTGAAAAGCCAGTCCGGGCTTTCCGCATCATCAAGATGACCGCCCTTCATCAGCACGGCTTCGCACCCCATGGCGAGCAACGCATTCCCTTGTTCTTTCATTTCTCGTTCATTCTGCGCATGCGGCGTGCCAAGAAGCGCAGCCGCTTCCGGCAGATTCGGCGTGATCAGCGCCACCTGCGGCAACAGTTTTTTTCGTAGCGTATCGACTGCCGAGGCGGAAAGTAGCGGATCGCCACTTTTTGCCAGCATCACGGTATCCAGCACCACGTTCTGGACCTGATAACGCTTAAGTTGTTCCGCCACGGCTTCTACAATGTCGGTTTCCGCCAGCATGCCGATTTTGGTGGTATCAATGCGTACATCGCTAAATACCGAGTCCAGTTGCGCGGCAACAAAGTCTGGTTCAATGCGATAGACGGACTGCACGCCACGGGTGTTTTGCGCCACCAGTGCAGTGATCACCGAGCAACCATATGCGCCCAGAGCCGAAAACGTTTTCAGGTCAGCCTGAATTCCCGCCCCACCGCTGGGATCTGTCCCGGCGATGGTCAGGGCATTAATCCGTTTCATGCCTGATCCTCCAGATGATAAAGCGCATCAAGGAATGCGCTGGCAAAGCTGCCAGGCCCACGACATTGTGAGACAGCAACTGTCCCTGCCCGCTTCATATACCCACAGGCGGCCGCCACATTACCCAGCCTGTCGCCCGGAAGCGAACAGCTGGCAGCCACCACGGCAGACAGCGCGCATCCGGTTCCTACCACGCGGGTCATAAGCGGATCGCCGCCAGTGACAGCATGAGTTCGAAGCCCGTCGGTGATGTAATCCACCTCGCCGGTGACCACGACAATTGCATGAGTTTGCCGGGCCAGTGCCTGGGCCGCAGGCAAAGCACGGGTTGCCGTATCCGTCGTATCCACACCGCGTCCACCGGCACTCATTCCGGCAAGAGCGAGGATCTCAGATGCATTTCCCCGGATTGCCGCGGGCTTGAGCGTGAGAATTTGCTGGCAAAAACGGGTGCGGAAGGAAAGCGCCCCCACGGCAACCGGATCAAGCGTCCAGGGTTTGCCTGCAGCAACTGCGCTCTCTATCGCCCGGTGCATAGACTGTGCGCGAGGCGCGGTGAGTGTCCCAACGTTGATCAGCAGTGCATCGGCAATCGCCGCAAACTGTTCCGCTTCTTCAGCTTCAATCACCATCGCGGGAGATGCGCCGAGTGCCAGTAAAACGTTAGCGGTAAAGGTTTGTACGACATCATTGGTCATACAGTGAGTGAGTGGGGAACGGGTTCGGAATTGATGCAAAAAAGGTAAATCGAGCAGGTCAGGCTGCATGGTTTCGCTCCTGCCTTACGTGAAGAAGCGATGACCGGGAAGGCATCTGACTTCCCTACGCTGGCATTATCCAGATCAGGTATTACGGGTATTTCTCAGCCTTCAAAAAAGAAGAGCACCCCGAGTCAAAATGATGTAACAACGGCAGACTATGGTAAGCCACGGACAATAGCAAGCCCCATACCTCTCATTTTATTTGCATAATCCCGGCGCAAAACAATGACAATTTTCACGCTTTCTCTTAGAGGTGATTATTTTAAATGCAAACATTAAATGTTATTGATTTACGTGAGATTAAAAGCGCCACGCATCGTAAAAACACGCCTGAAGTACGTTCACGAAAATAAAATAACCTATAAATAACAAATAGTTATTTATTTTCAGCCAACAAGAATACGGTATTAGTTAATCATGTTAAATGTGATCTGCATCAAAATGGCAACTGTCACCATACTGGATAGTTGTCTCGCGTTACCATTGTCGCTACTAAAGAAACAGTGCTACACCTGATTTGCAGATACTGCGTAGCGATTATGTTATTTCTCATATCGTATAAATGATATTCGCTTTATGAAATTAATCATATTCAGTGCAATCGTTTCTTTGCTCCTGGTTGCTACAGGTTTTTTTATGGGCGTTATTTATTTCACAATAATAACTCAGTGCCAATAGTTATCGGGCAATGTATTTAATTTGCTCTCTATATTGTAATATTCAAGGTCATATAATGAAAAAGTTAATGATAATAGCGTTGGCTGTTTCAACGCTGGCAGGTTGTACCACGCAAGCCGATCGCCTGGCGAAATGCGAGGCTCAGGGAATCAGTCGCGATACATGCTATCTCGCAGATCAAAACCGCACAGCTGCCATTAATGCGGCGGCTGAAAAACAGGCATTAGAAAATGCGGCTAATGCCGTACAGCATGCCCAGGCCGCAAAGATTCATGATCCGCTTCGTGAGGCTTCTTTCTCAGCAAATGCCCTTAACGCCACCATTTCTAACGGATTTTTCACCGCAACAATCAATGGCAACAAAGCAACCGTAAAGCGCCTTAACGCGAATTTCTATGAAATTCATGGTTACGGCTATGTTATATCTCTAAGTCTTGATGAAAACGGTATTACAAATGCGTCCTGGAATAAGACAAAGGGCCGCGACAACGGCATTTTGCAGGTAACACAAAAATAAAGATATCAGGGAGGCGAACACCTCCCTGAACACCGCCATAAGGCACGATTTGTAACACTCTTTACCCTCGATTTACCCTCATAACGATAATGATATAACTCTTTGTTTTAATTTGACGAATAGGGTTGGTAACGCTTTTAAACTCTGAATAATCCCTTACTTGTGCTTCATGTAACAAAACAGTAAACAAATTAACCATTGAGCCCCATGAAAAAAGGCTCTATATTGGCGGCGTTTTTTCCATACCCCATCTGTTTTTTTAACTTTTTATTCAATCGTGGTACATAACGAAGCCGCGGTTGTAGGAGTGATATGATGACGGATAAAGTCCGTATTGACACCGTAGATGCCCATAAAAGCAACGAAACCTATCTGGCCCGTCAGGCCGAGTTTGAATCAAACGTCAGGAGTTATCCCCGCAAGCTGCCTTTAGCGATCACTAAAGCAGACGGCGTGTGGATCACCGATGCAGATAATAAAGAATACCTTGACTGTTTAGCCGGTGCAGGCACGCTTGCGCTTGGTCACAACCATCCTGATGTGCTGAAAAGCATCCAAAATGTCATTACCAGCGGCTTGCCGTTACATACATTGGATCTGACTACGCCGTTGAAAGACGCGTTTTCCGAATATTTGCTGTCTCTGCTGCCTGGTCAGGGCAAAGAGTATTGCCTGCAGTTCACCGGTCCATCCGGCGCAGATGCTGTTGAAGCAGCACTGAAGCTGGCAAAAAAAGTTACCGGCCGTAGCGGGATCATCAGTTTCTCTGGCGGTTATCACGGTATGACTCATGGCGCATTGTCCGTGACCGGCAACCTGTCTCCAAAAGAAGCGGTTGACGGTATGATGCCAGAAGTTCAGTTCATGCCTTACCCAAATCAGTACCGTTGCCCGCTGGGTATCGGTGGCGAAGCTGGCGTGAAAGCGCTGACCTACTACTTCGACAACCTGATTAACGACGTTGAAAGCGGCGTGCGCAAACCCGCTGCTGTGATCCTGGAAGCTGTTCAGGGCGAAGGTGGCGTGAACCCGGCTCCGGCTGAGTGGCTGCAGCGCATCCGTAAAGTGACACAGGAACACGGTATTCTGTTGATCCTCGACGAAGTGCAGGCTGGCTTTGCCCGTACTGGTAAGTTCTTCGCCTTCGAACACGCGGGTATTGAGCCTGACATCATCGTGATGTCTAAAGCCGTTGGTGGCGGTCTGCCACTGGCCGTTCTCGGCATCAAGAAACAGTTCGATGCATGGGCTCCAGGCCACCATACCGGTACTTTCCGTGGCAACCAGCTCGCTATGGCGACCGGTCTGACCACGCTGAAAATCCTGAAAGACCAGAACATTGCTGGCAAAGTTGCTGCGCAAGGCGAATGGCTGAAAGCACAGCTGGCTGAACTGCAAAAACGTTATCCAGTGATCGGCCACGTACGCGGTCTGGGTATGATGATCGGTATCGAGATCGTTAAACCAAACGAGCCAGCTGACCATATGGGTTGCTTCCCTGGTGATGGTGAGCTCTCCGCACTGATTCAGAAGAAGTGCTTCGAAGCCGGTCTGATTCTGGAACGTGGCGGTCGTAACGGCGTTGTACTGCGTCTGCTGCCGTCCCTGCTTATCAGCAACGATGAGCTGAAAATCTTCCTGGATAAATTCGAGCAGGCACTGCTTGCTGCGGGCGTTCGCCCGGTATAACCGGAGTTGTTGAATACGATGTCTGATTCAAACCCAATTTTGTTCTCGTCCGCCCAAAGCATTGAAGCTTACCAGCAGGCGATTGAACAAAGCACTCAGGCTGTTATGCAGTGGCTAAAACAGCCTGAGATGTACCAGGGCAAAACGGTCGCGCAGTTGCGCGACCGTATTAAGCTGGATTTCAACCCGAAAGGACTGGGCAACGAAGCGGCGATTGAACGCGCTGTTGAGTTCTTCCTGAAAGACAGTCTGTCCGTCCATCACCCGCAATGTGTGGCACACCTGCACTGCCCTAGCCTGGTCGTAAGCCAGGCAGCGGAAGTGCTGATTAATGCCACCAACCAGAGCATGGACTCCTGGGATCAGAGCCCGTCCGCAACCATTATTGAGATCAAACTGATCGAATGGCTGCGTACCCGTGTAGGTTATCAGGCTGGCGACGCAGGTGTATTCACCAGTGGCGGAACTCAGAGCAACCTGATGGGCCTGATGTTGGCTCGTGATGCGTTCTTTGCACGCCAGGGCCACTCCGTCCAGCAGAATGGTCTGGTGGGCGACCTGCGTAAGATCCGTGTACTGTGCTCTGAAAACGCGCACTTCTCCGTACAGAAAAACATGGCGCTGATGGGTCTGGGCTACCAGTCTGTCACGCTGGTGAAAACCGACGAGTTTTCACGCATGGACCTTAACGATCTGGCGGCGAAAATTGATCAGTGCAACGCTAACGGCGAACAGATTCTGGCGATTGTTGCCACTGCAGGCACAACTGATGCGGGGGCTATCGACCCACTGCGTGAGATTGCTGAGCTGGCAGCGAAGCAGAATATCTGGGTTCACGTCGATGCGGCCTGGGGTGGTGCGCTGCTGATGTCTGAGCAGTATCGTCACTATCTGGATGGCATTGAACTTGTCGATTCCATTACCCTGGACTTCCACAAGCAATTCTTCCAGACCATCAGTTGCGGTGCATTCCTGCTGAAAGAAGCGCGTCACTACGAGCTGATGCGCTATCAGGCGGCTTATCTGAACTCCGAGTTTGATGAAGAAGCGGGCGTCCCGAACCTGGTTTCTAAATCACTGCAAACGACGCGCCGTTTCGATGCGCTGAAACTGTGGATGAGCCTGGAAGCGCTGGGTCAGGAGCAATATGCGGCAATCATCGATCACGGCGTCACGCTGGCACAGCAGGTTGCCGCTTACGTCAACGATCAGGCTGCGCTGGAACTGGTGATGAAGCCACAGCTAGCAAGCGTGCTGTTCCGTTTCCGTCCGCAAGTACGGATGGACGATGCGAACATTGCATTACTTAATCAGAAGATTGGTGATGCGCTGCTGGAGTCGGGTCGCGCTAACGTGGGCGTGACGGAGCACAACGGCATAACCTGTCTGAAGCTCACCCTGCTGAACCCAACCGTCACGCTGGATGATGTAAAAACCCTGCTGTCACTGGTTGAACGTACTGCGACGGAAGTAATGGCGAAGTAAGCTGTTCTTTCCAGTCGCACTGCTGAACTGCACCCGAAAAGTTGGGTAATCAACTGAATTAGGGTGCAGTTTTTTTATGACTGTCATACTCGTATTTTGTCAAAAGGAATGGCGGTTACGCCTTTCTTTTTCAGACCGGGACGTCGCGTTTACCATAGTGGCTATAGCCTGCACCATATTTATTCGCAGCAGATTTCACCACATCATTCAAAATAGTCCCGCTAACCTCGACGCCAGCCTGGTGTAAACGTTTCATACTGATTTCTATCTCTTTCACACTGGTCATACCATGACGGGCAATCAGAATCGTTAAGGCCCCCATCCTTCCAACCACTGTTGCATCCGTTACTGCGAGTACCGGTGGCGTATCGACGATAACCATGTCGTAGCGTTCATTCACCCACATCAGCAACGACTGAAATACCTCTCCCATCAACAATTCGGAAGGGTTTTCCGGCGGCTGGCCGCAGGTTATTACATCGATATCCCCATCGGTATACCGCTGAATAGCGTTCTGATAGCTGGAGTTGCCCATCAGTACTTCAGCCAGCCCGCAGCGATTACTCAGAGAAAAGATGTCATGTGCATACCCTTTACGCATATCGGCATCGATGAACAGCACCTTTAACTCCGCCTGCGCCACAATAGCCGCCAGCGAGGTACTGATAAGTGTCTTACCACAGTTCTGGGTTGGCCCCGAAACCATCACAATGCGGTTAACAGAGCCCATCAGGGCGAAATGCAAGCGGGTACGCAGCCCACGGATAGACTCAATCACAACATCATGAGGATGGGCAACAGGTAAAAAAGGGACATGTCTGGTTTTGTGCTGCCAGTTACCCTGGAAGAGGTGCTTGCGACGTAAGTGTGTTTTACGCCATAACCAGTCGGAGTGCGGTACAGTAGCAAGAATACTAATCCCTCTTGCTTCCAGCTGCTCTGGTGAATTGATTCCTCTGCGCAAAGCCATGCGAAGGATCACCACCACTGCGGATAATAGAAATCCTAGCAGTGCTCCACAAGCGACAATCAGCCCCTTTTTGGGCTCCACAGGAGTCGATAGCGTCTGGGCAGCATCAATAATGCGTACATTACCCATCGCGCTGGATCGCGAGAGGCTCAATTCTTGCTGGCGTGTCAGGAGGTGTTGATAAACAGCACTTCCGGAATCAACATCCCGGCTAAGACGAATAATCGCCTGCTGAATTAAGGGTAATTCCGACACTTTTTTGTTTAATCTCGACTTCGTTGCTTCGAGCGCGTTCCGCTTTTCGATCAATGAACGATATACCGGATGAGACTTCCTGTAACGCTGCGCAATGTCCGCTTCGCGGAGTGTGAGCTCATTAATGTGATTATTAATATTCACAATCTGTTCCAGTACAGATTTTGTTTCCAGAGTTAAATCAACCGAATTGCGCTGCTGTCGATAGCGATTTAATTGCTCTTCTGACTTAACGAGTTCTCGCTGAATCTCCGGTATATACTGCTGTAAAAAGTTGAGCCGTCGTGTATCACGTAGGGCCTGGCGATCGACGTTTTGTTGCAGATAGTTCTCCGTAATAGCGTTTAACGTTCTGGTGATGAGCATCGGATCGGCTCCCGTCAACGAAAGCTTAAGCACGCCACTCTGTTTAACGGTTTCTGTTACTGTGAACGCTTTACTGAGTGCACTAATAGCCTCAAGCGTTGGTATTTCTTTCAGAGTAAACTGTACGCCGGGTCTCGCGGTCAACTCACTGACCTCAATAATCACACCGCCTTTTTCTAGCGTTTCCCCTACTCGACCTTGCGCATGAAAATCCTTACCCTCAACCCGATACTCACCTTCCTTACCGGCTGTGATGGTGAACTCGCGGGAATCGTCGTCCCCCCAAGGGAGATAAACACGACCCATAACGATGCGACCCGCATGCTGACCCGTCATCTTCGCCCAGACTCGCCCGACAACAGGAAGCCAGTCCCGGCTAACTTCATATTTAAGGCCCAAATCGTCAACCGTCTTACCAAGTATCATGCGGGACTTAAGTAGCATCATGTCCGGCGCGGCATCTGGCGCAAGTTCTGAATTCATTTGGGTGAGACGTTTAAGCACATTATTATTCTGCTTCCCCACGACCTGTACTAAGGCATCGGCTTTATAAACGGGCGTGGCGCTGACAACATAAAGTGAAGTGCATATCGTGAGTAAGAGAGTCATGCAAAGAATAAAAATACGATTATCGAAAAGCTCACCCAAAAGTCGAACCAGATCCAGAGTCTGATTTCCATTCGTATTTTTATACTGATGTGTAGAATTTGACGACATTAAAAATACATTCCTTTTCATTCGTCGAAGGCGTTTCAGCACAGCGTTAAGCTCGTGCTCCCTGCGTTTTCTAAGGTATCCCTCTGCTGCGATCACAACCGTTCATATTCACCATGTAAATATATAACCCGGATTCCGATGAAATTATGCAGCGCGCGGATTCTTACCTCTTCATCGATAAGAACATCTTTTCTGTTTTTGTTATTCAGAAGGAATTCATTATTTAAATAAAAAATAAAGCAACACTCCCTTTCATTATGTTAATTCTTATCAGATGTTATGAATACCGTTAATAATGCACATCAGAATGATTTCAGAAATTTTCAGAATTCGGCTCAAAACCATTTGGAGAGCAAATATAAATAAGATCTTTCATTCACCCCCAGAAAGATTGCTCTTTCTAGATAGCTACAGAAAACTGTCCAGTTTTGTTACATTTTTTTTCAAACATACCCTACTGTGATACTTAGAATAGGACGTCTGCCACACAGTCATGGTTATGAAACAGCAGACTGAATGCATCAGTAAACGGGTTAACTGGAGAAAAAATGGCTAAGTATAAATTGCTGCTTCTGGGTGTTGTGATGTCACTGACGGGTGTCGCGCATTCAGCCCCGCAAACGGCATCTGCGCCTTCTGGCATCAAAGCTTACGAAGAACAAGAGTTCATTGCCGATTTCACAAAATTCAAGATTGGCGACACGGCTCCCGCGTTGTATCAGACACCTGAATACACCATCAAACAGTATCAGTTACGTAATCTTCCTGCCCCAGATGCAGGTACTCACTGGACCTACATGGGTGAAAACTACGTCCTGATTGGCGACGCGGATGGCAAAATTTACAAAGCCTATAACGGAGATATCTTCTATCACCGCTGATACCATTACCGTCCGTCCGTGGCAGGAAAGCGATCGTCCTTTCCTGCGCACGCTTTACCTGCATGCCCGACGTGAGGCATGGCCCTGGCTGGAAAGTGATGCATGGAAGCTCGAAGATTTCGACGAGGCAACACGCGACGAACAGATCTGGGTTGCGCTTCAGGATGGCCACCGGGTAGGTTTTGCCTCAGTCTGGACGAACGATAACTTTCTGCACAATCTCTTTGTCGACCCACATTATCAGCATCTTGGGGTGGGTCGTTTACTGCTGAAACAGGCGCAGAAAACATTCACCAGCACCGGCGCATTAAAATGTTTAGTCAGGAATGAACGGGCTGTGGCGTTTTATCAGCATCATGGCTGGCACATTGAGGCTCGCGGTGATTCACCGGATGGAGCGTACTATTTGATGCATTATCGGCTGCGTTAACTAGCCGGGTATTGTTA
This sequence is a window from Enterobacter sp. RHBSTW-00994. Protein-coding genes within it:
- the thiD gene encoding bifunctional hydroxymethylpyrimidine kinase/phosphomethylpyrimidine kinase translates to MKRINALTIAGTDPSGGAGIQADLKTFSALGAYGCSVITALVAQNTRGVQSVYRIEPDFVAAQLDSVFSDVRIDTTKIGMLAETDIVEAVAEQLKRYQVQNVVLDTVMLAKSGDPLLSASAVDTLRKKLLPQVALITPNLPEAAALLGTPHAQNEREMKEQGNALLAMGCEAVLMKGGHLDDAESPDWLFTREGALRFTAPRVKTKNTHGTGCTLSAALAALRPRHDSWADTVQEAKTWLSCALAKADSLEVGHGIGPVHHFHAWW
- the thiM gene encoding hydroxyethylthiazole kinase, which encodes MQPDLLDLPFLHQFRTRSPLTHCMTNDVVQTFTANVLLALGASPAMVIEAEEAEQFAAIADALLINVGTLTAPRAQSMHRAIESAVAAGKPWTLDPVAVGALSFRTRFCQQILTLKPAAIRGNASEILALAGMSAGGRGVDTTDTATRALPAAQALARQTHAIVVVTGEVDYITDGLRTHAVTGGDPLMTRVVGTGCALSAVVAASCSLPGDRLGNVAAACGYMKRAGTVAVSQCRGPGSFASAFLDALYHLEDQA
- a CDS encoding GntR family transcriptional regulator; the encoded protein is MEQAHTRLIAQLNERIAAPDNTPLYLKFAETVKNAVRSGGLEHGNILPGERDLSQLTGVSRITVRKAMQALEEEGVVTRARGYGTQINNIFEYSLKEARGFSQQVVLRGKKPNTLWVNKSVVKCPEEVANQLSVAPESDVFLLKRIRYVDDDAVSIEESWVPAGLIHDPDAIGISLYDYFRSQNIFPQRTRSRVSARMPDSEFQTHIKMDDKIPVLVIKQVALDQQHRPIEYSISYCRSDLYVFVCEE
- a CDS encoding PfkB family carbohydrate kinase, producing MNPTPFDQQLATLTAQRPVTVLGAAVIDVIADAYALPWRGCDIELKQQGVNIGGCALNIAIALKRLGIAAQNALPVGHGVWADIIRNAMAKQDLHSAVEAESGDNGWCLALVEPDGERTFMSFSGVENQWQPSWLAALSVPQNSLVYLSGYQLASPCGELLTSWLEGLQEVTALIDFGPRIADIPDALMARLMACKPIVSLNRQEAQIAAERLGVDVESLGEKWQQRFASALIVRHDKDGAAWYKDQDTGYVPAFPATVVDTIGAGDSHAGGTLAGLAAGWSLADSVRLGNAVAAWVVSHRGGDCAPRREELLLAHKHV
- a CDS encoding nucleoside permease; translation: MKTKVQLSFMMFVEWFIWGAWFVPLWLWLSKSGFTAGEIGWSYACTAIAAILSPILVGSLTDRFFAAQKVLAVLMFAGAILMYFAAQQTQFSTFFPLLLAYSLTYMPTIALTNSIAFANVDDVEADFPRIRVMGTIGWIASGLACGFLPQMMGHSDISDTNIPLLLTAASSALLAVFALFLPDTPPKSTGKLDIKVMLGLDALILLRDKNFLVFFFCSFLFAMPLAFYYIFANGYLTEVGMKNATGWMTLGQFSEIFFMLALPFFTKRFGIKKVLLLGLITAAIRYGFFVYGGAEQYFTYALLFLGILLHGVSYDFYYVTAYIYVDKKAPVHMRTAAQGLITLCCQGFGSLLGYRLGGVMMEKMFAYKEPVNGLTFNWAGMWAFGGIMIAVIAVLFMLFFRESDKEITAIEVVDGDTALTQGEVK
- a CDS encoding ADP-ribosylglycohydrolase family protein — its product is MKQERVLGALYGQALGDAMGMPSELWPRSRVKAHFGWIDRFLPGPAENNAACYFNRAEFTDDTSMALCLADAIIECDGQIDADVIGKHILRWALDFDAFNKNVLGPTSKIALNAIRDGKPVSELENNGVTNGAAMRASPLGCLLPATRLEHFVEQVALASSPTHKSDLAIAGAVVIAWAISRAIDGESWQNIVDALPGIARYAQESRTTTFSASLAARIELALKTVREAHGIESASEGVYQLVGAGTSTIESVPAAIAMVELAGTDPNRCAMLCANLGGDTDTIGAMATAICGALQGVQAIDPSLKEELDAVNQLDFGQYCEKLLHYREQREGV